Proteins encoded within one genomic window of Bombus terrestris chromosome 11, iyBomTerr1.2, whole genome shotgun sequence:
- the LOC100647391 gene encoding NECAP-like protein CG9132 isoform X2 yields MRLVSQGDSITIKLEDKVTGELFAKCPIEQYPGIAVEPVTDSSRYFVLRIQDDNGRSAFIGVGFLDRSDSFDLNVALQDHFKWLRNQEQIEKEKDTPKQELDLRFKEGETIKINMKITKKDGSEVTAKTKQRANTNLGLPPPPGGVKIAPPPAKTPTSSPAHKPAQNQNQPSSEWGEFASASQQSQTQQPPTVGNASWVQF; encoded by the exons ATGCGTCTTGTCTCTCAGGGAGACTCAATTACTATTAAATTGGAAGATAAAGTTACTGGAGAATTATTTGCAAAATGTCCAATTGAACAATATCCAGGAATTGCAGTTGAACCAGTTACAGATTCTTCTCGTTATTTTGTTCTAAGAATTCAAGATGATAATGGAAGATCAGCTTTTATTGGTGTTGGATTTTTGGATAGATCTGATAGCTTTGATTTAAATGTTGCCCTTCAAGATCATTTTAAATGGCTCAGAAATCAAGAACAAATTGAGAAGGAAAAAGATACACCAAAACAAGAATTAGACCTTAGATTTAAAGAAggagaaacaataaaaataaacatgaaAATTACT aagAAGGATGGTAGTGAAGTTACTGCTAAAACAAAACAACGTGCCAACACAAACTTGGGTTTACCACCTCCACCAGGTGGTGTAAAAATTGCACCACCACCTGCAAAAACTCCAACATCATCTCCTGCACACAAACCTGCTCAGAATCAAAATCAACCAAGTTCTGAATGGGGAGAATTTGCAAGTGCATCTCAGCAGTCTCAAACTCAACAACCACCAACAGTAGGAAATGCCAGTTGGGTTCAATTTTAA
- the LOC100647391 gene encoding NECAP-like protein CG9132 isoform X1, with protein MDTYESVLLVKSEVFVFKIPPRSTNRGYRAADWNLQEPTWTGRMRLVSQGDSITIKLEDKVTGELFAKCPIEQYPGIAVEPVTDSSRYFVLRIQDDNGRSAFIGVGFLDRSDSFDLNVALQDHFKWLRNQEQIEKEKDTPKQELDLRFKEGETIKINMKITKKDGSEVTAKTKQRANTNLGLPPPPGGVKIAPPPAKTPTSSPAHKPAQNQNQPSSEWGEFASASQQSQTQQPPTVGNASWVQF; from the exons ATGGATACGTATGAAAGTGTATTACTTGTGAAATCTGAAGtctttgtatttaaaatacCGCCAAGGTCAACGAATAGGGGTTATCG agCAGCTGACTGGAATCTCCAAGAACCTACATGGACTGGACGTATGCGTCTTGTCTCTCAGGGAGACTCAATTACTATTAAATTGGAAGATAAAGTTACTGGAGAATTATTTGCAAAATGTCCAATTGAACAATATCCAGGAATTGCAGTTGAACCAGTTACAGATTCTTCTCGTTATTTTGTTCTAAGAATTCAAGATGATAATGGAAGATCAGCTTTTATTGGTGTTGGATTTTTGGATAGATCTGATAGCTTTGATTTAAATGTTGCCCTTCAAGATCATTTTAAATGGCTCAGAAATCAAGAACAAATTGAGAAGGAAAAAGATACACCAAAACAAGAATTAGACCTTAGATTTAAAGAAggagaaacaataaaaataaacatgaaAATTACT aagAAGGATGGTAGTGAAGTTACTGCTAAAACAAAACAACGTGCCAACACAAACTTGGGTTTACCACCTCCACCAGGTGGTGTAAAAATTGCACCACCACCTGCAAAAACTCCAACATCATCTCCTGCACACAAACCTGCTCAGAATCAAAATCAACCAAGTTCTGAATGGGGAGAATTTGCAAGTGCATCTCAGCAGTCTCAAACTCAACAACCACCAACAGTAGGAAATGCCAGTTGGGTTCAATTTTAA